One part of the Lycium ferocissimum isolate CSIRO_LF1 chromosome 8, AGI_CSIRO_Lferr_CH_V1, whole genome shotgun sequence genome encodes these proteins:
- the LOC132068545 gene encoding CBL-interacting serine/threonine-protein kinase 9-like, translating into MSSSSGSPFARSRTRLGKYELGKTLGEGSFAKVKYAKNVQTGDNVAIKIINRDRVLRQNIMEQIKREISTMKLIRHPNVVRIHEVMASKTKIYIVLEYVHGGELFDEIARHGRLKEDEARRYFQQLINAVDYCHSRGVYHRDLKPENLLLDSFGTLKVSDFGLSALSKQVRDDGLLHTACGTPNYVAPEVLADKGYDGTTTDVWSCGVILFVLMAGYLPFDEANLNSLYRKILKANFSLPPWLSSSSKKLIKRILDPNPLTRITIPEILEDDWFKKDYKPPQFEQDDDVNLDDVDAIFNGSDDHLITESKEKPASVNAFELISRSKSFNLENLFEKQGLVKRETQFTSRSPANEIISKIEETAKPLGFSVQKKNYKMKLQGDRTGRKGHLAVATEVFEVAPSLHLVELRKTGGDTLEFHKFYKNFSSGLKDIVWTTEPTTEQSSEEKRS; encoded by the exons ATGAGCAGTTCGTCGGGATCGCCTTTTGCTCGGAGCAGGACGCGATTAGGGAAATATGAATTGGGTAAGACATTAGGAGAGGGTAGCTTTGCTAAGGTCAAGTATGCCAAAAACGTACAGACGGGTGATAATGTCGCCATCAAAATCATTAACCGTGATCGCGTCCTCCGCCAGAACATTATGGAACAG ATTAAAAGAGAAATATCAACGATGAAGTTGATCAGACATCCAAATGTCGTAAGAATCCATGAG GTTATGGCTAGCAAGACGAAGATCTATATCGTCCTCGAGTATGTTCATGGAGGAGAGCTCTTTGATGAAATT GCTAGACATGGAAGACTTAAAGAAGATGAAGCTAGAAGATACTTTCAACAGCTTATTAATGCCGTTGATTACTGCCATAGTAGAGGCGTTTACCATAGAGACTTGAAG CCGGAGAATCTATTGCTGGATTCATTTGGTACGCTGAAAGTTTCAGACTTTGGATTGAGTGCACTTTCCAAGCAAGTTCGA GACGATGGACTGCTTCATACTGCGTGTGGCACACCAAACTATGTTGCCCCCGAG GTGTTAGCAGATAAAGGTTATGATGGTACAACAACTGATGTCTGGTCCTGTGGAGTCATCCTCTTTGTTCTAATGGCTGGATACTTGCCTTTTGATGAAGCAAACCTAAATTCTCTATACCGAAAA ATCCTGAAGGCTAATTTTTCACTTCCACCATGGTTGTCCTCCAGCTCAAAGAAACTTATCAAGCGTATTCTTGACCCAAATCCACTCACG AGGATCACTATTCCAGAGATCCTTGAAGATGATTGGTTCAAGAAAGATTACAAGCCACCACAATTTGAGCAAGATGATGATGTCAATCTTGATGATGTTGATGCCATTTTCAATGGCTCGGAT GATCATCTCATTACAGAAAGTAAGGAAAAACCTGCTTCTGTCAATGCGTTCGAGCTGATCTCAAGGTCAAAAAGTTTCAACTTAGAAAATTTGTTTGAAAAACAA GGCCTTGTCAAGAGAGAAACACAATTTACTTCAAGATCCCCTGCAAATGAAATTATCTCCAAAATTGAGGAAACTGCAAAACCTCTAGGTTTCAGTGTCCAGAAGAAAAATTACAAG ATGAAGTTACAAGGTGACAGGACAGGAAGGAAAGGCCACCTAGCTGTAGCAACAGAG GTGTTTGAAGTGGCTCCCTCATTGCATTTGGTTGAGCTCCGGAAAACTGGTGGTGACACATTAGAATTTCACAAG TTTTACAAGAACTTCTCTTCAGGATTAAAAGATATTGTCTGGACAACTGAACCAACAACCGAACAAAGCTCTGAAGAGAAAAG GTCTTAA